The following are from one region of the Streptomyces tuirus genome:
- the tsf gene encoding translation elongation factor Ts, whose amino-acid sequence MANYTAADVKKLRELTGAGMMDCKKALDEAEGNVDKAVEALRIKGQKGVAKREGRSAENGAVVSIIADDNSAGVLVELKCETDFVAKGDKFQAVAKTIAEHVTKTSPADIEALLASEIEPGKTVQAFVDEANANLGEKIVLDRFAQFADGYVTAYMHRTMPDLPPQIGVLVELDKPNAEIAKGVAQHIAAFAPKYLSKEDVPAEVVESERRVAEETTRAEGKPEAALPKIVEGRLNGFFKDATLLGQPYALDNKKSVQKVLDEAGVTLKRFTRIKVGI is encoded by the coding sequence ATGGCGAACTACACCGCCGCCGACGTCAAGAAGCTCCGTGAGCTCACGGGCGCCGGCATGATGGACTGCAAGAAGGCGCTGGACGAGGCCGAGGGCAACGTCGACAAGGCCGTCGAGGCGCTCCGCATCAAGGGCCAGAAGGGCGTCGCCAAGCGCGAGGGCCGCTCCGCCGAGAACGGCGCCGTCGTCTCGATCATCGCCGACGACAACTCCGCCGGCGTCCTCGTCGAGCTGAAGTGCGAGACGGACTTCGTCGCCAAGGGTGACAAGTTCCAGGCCGTGGCCAAGACCATCGCCGAGCACGTCACCAAGACCTCCCCGGCCGACATCGAGGCCCTGCTCGCCTCCGAGATCGAGCCCGGCAAGACCGTCCAGGCCTTCGTCGACGAGGCCAACGCCAACCTCGGCGAGAAGATCGTCCTGGACCGCTTCGCGCAGTTCGCCGACGGCTACGTGACGGCGTACATGCACCGCACGATGCCCGACCTGCCCCCGCAGATCGGTGTCCTCGTCGAGCTGGACAAGCCGAACGCCGAGATCGCCAAGGGCGTCGCCCAGCACATCGCCGCCTTCGCGCCGAAGTACCTCTCCAAGGAGGACGTGCCGGCCGAGGTCGTCGAGTCCGAGCGCCGCGTCGCCGAGGAGACCACCCGCGCCGAGGGCAAGCCCGAGGCCGCCCTGCCGAAGATCGTCGAGGGTCGCCTCAACGGCTTCTTCAAGGACGCCACGCTGCTCGGCCAGCCGTACGCGCTCGACAACAAGAAGTCGGTCCAGAAGGTTCTGGACGAGGCCGGTGTCACCCTGAAGCGCTTCACGCGCATCAAGGTCGGCATCTGA
- the pyrH gene encoding UMP kinase, translated as MTTKAQKSDDGKVRGRFLLKLSGEAFSGGGGLGVDPDVVHKIAREIAAVVRDGAEIAIVIGGGNFFRGAELQQRGMDRARSDYMGMLGTVMNCLALQDFLEKVGVDCRVQTAITMGQVAEPYIPLRAVRHLEKGRVVIFGAGMGMPYFSTDTTAAQRALEIDAEALLMGKNGVDGVYDSDPKTNPDAVKFDHLGYGEVITRDLKVADATAVTLCRDNKLPIVVFELLAEGNIARAVKGEKIGTLVGDPGSRD; from the coding sequence ATGACCACCAAGGCCCAGAAGAGCGACGACGGCAAAGTGCGCGGCCGGTTTCTGCTGAAGCTGTCCGGAGAGGCCTTCTCCGGTGGCGGCGGCCTTGGCGTCGACCCCGACGTGGTGCACAAGATCGCCCGCGAGATCGCGGCCGTCGTACGCGACGGTGCGGAGATCGCGATCGTCATCGGCGGTGGCAACTTCTTCCGCGGTGCCGAACTCCAGCAGCGCGGCATGGACCGGGCCCGCTCCGACTACATGGGCATGCTCGGCACGGTCATGAACTGCCTCGCCCTCCAGGACTTCCTGGAGAAGGTGGGCGTGGACTGCCGGGTGCAGACCGCCATCACCATGGGCCAGGTCGCCGAGCCGTACATCCCGCTGCGCGCCGTGCGGCACCTGGAGAAGGGCCGCGTGGTCATCTTCGGCGCGGGGATGGGCATGCCGTACTTCTCCACCGACACCACCGCCGCCCAGCGCGCCCTGGAGATCGACGCCGAGGCGCTGCTGATGGGCAAGAACGGCGTGGACGGGGTCTACGACTCCGACCCCAAGACCAACCCGGACGCGGTGAAGTTCGACCACCTCGGCTACGGCGAGGTCATCACGCGGGATCTGAAGGTCGCCGACGCCACGGCGGTGACGCTGTGCCGCGACAACAAGCTCCCGATCGTGGTCTTCGAGCTGCTGGCGGAGGGCAACATCGCGCGCGCCGTCAAGGGTGAGAAGATCGGCACGCTGGTGGGGGACCCCGGCAGCCGGGACTGA
- the frr gene encoding ribosome recycling factor, protein MIEETLLEAEEKMEKAVVVAKEDFAAIRTGRAHPAMFNKIVADYYGAPTPINQLASFSVPEPRMAVVTPFDKSALRNIEQAIRDSDLGVNPSNDGNIIRVVFPELTEERRREYIKVAKGKGEDAKISIRSVRRKAKEAIDKLIKDGEVGEDEGRRAEKELDDTTAKYVAQVDELLKHKEAELLEV, encoded by the coding sequence GTGATCGAAGAGACCCTCCTCGAGGCCGAGGAGAAGATGGAGAAGGCCGTCGTGGTCGCCAAGGAGGACTTCGCCGCGATCCGCACCGGCCGTGCGCACCCGGCGATGTTCAACAAGATCGTGGCCGACTACTACGGCGCACCGACGCCGATCAACCAGCTGGCCTCGTTCTCCGTGCCCGAGCCGCGTATGGCCGTGGTGACCCCCTTCGACAAGAGCGCGCTGCGCAACATCGAGCAGGCGATCCGCGACTCCGACCTGGGCGTCAATCCGAGCAACGACGGCAACATCATCCGGGTGGTGTTCCCCGAGCTCACCGAGGAGCGCCGCCGGGAGTACATCAAGGTCGCCAAGGGCAAGGGCGAGGACGCGAAGATCTCGATCCGCTCCGTGCGCCGCAAGGCCAAGGAAGCCATCGACAAGCTGATCAAGGACGGCGAGGTCGGCGAGGACGAGGGCCGCCGTGCGGAGAAGGAGCTCGACGACACCACCGCGAAGTACGTCGCGCAGGTGGACGAGCTCCTGAAGCACAAGGAAGCGGAGCTGCTCGAGGTCTGA
- a CDS encoding phosphatidate cytidylyltransferase gives MNDSSWGAPPQAGYWGPNDQGHGHGHVQGPGHGHVQGAAPAGPAYDAYEAPQTRPMPIVPDVTEFGGNQDDDRGAARLSGAPVRNDTNPEPMPDALQPAPKPPKKSAGRDLSAAIGVGVGLGAVIVASLFVVKAVFVGVVAVAVVVGLWELTKRLEERKGIRAPLVPLALGGAAMVVAGYVRGAEGAWVAMALTALAVLVWRMTEPPEGYLRDVTAGVFAAFYVPFLATFVAMMLTADDGPQRVLTFLLLTVVSDTGAYAVGWRFGRHKLAPRISPGKTREGLLGAVSFAMVAGALCMQFLIDDGAWWQGLVLGLAVAVTATLGDLGESMIKRDLGIKDMGTLLPGHGGIMDRLDSLLPTAPVVWLLLVLFVGSG, from the coding sequence ATGAACGACTCTTCCTGGGGGGCGCCGCCACAGGCCGGGTACTGGGGGCCCAACGACCAAGGGCATGGTCATGGGCACGTCCAGGGTCCGGGCCACGGGCACGTCCAAGGAGCCGCTCCGGCGGGTCCCGCATACGATGCGTATGAAGCGCCTCAGACTCGCCCCATGCCCATCGTGCCCGACGTGACCGAATTCGGCGGAAACCAGGATGACGACCGGGGGGCTGCTCGGCTGAGCGGCGCCCCGGTCCGAAACGACACGAATCCGGAGCCCATGCCCGACGCCTTGCAGCCGGCGCCCAAGCCGCCGAAGAAGAGCGCGGGCCGCGACCTGAGCGCCGCGATAGGGGTCGGTGTCGGGCTCGGTGCGGTGATCGTCGCGTCGCTGTTCGTCGTCAAGGCCGTGTTCGTCGGTGTCGTGGCCGTGGCCGTCGTGGTGGGCCTGTGGGAGCTGACCAAGCGGCTGGAGGAGCGCAAGGGCATCCGCGCGCCCCTCGTGCCGCTCGCGCTCGGCGGTGCCGCGATGGTCGTCGCCGGGTACGTCCGGGGCGCCGAGGGCGCGTGGGTGGCGATGGCGCTCACGGCACTGGCGGTCCTGGTCTGGCGCATGACCGAACCGCCCGAGGGCTACCTGAGGGACGTCACCGCGGGCGTCTTCGCGGCGTTCTACGTGCCGTTCCTGGCGACCTTCGTCGCGATGATGCTGACCGCCGACGACGGGCCGCAGCGGGTGCTCACCTTCCTGCTGCTCACGGTCGTCAGCGACACCGGGGCCTACGCCGTCGGCTGGCGGTTCGGCCGGCACAAGCTCGCCCCGCGCATCAGCCCCGGCAAGACCCGCGAGGGGCTGCTCGGCGCGGTCTCCTTCGCCATGGTCGCGGGGGCGCTGTGCATGCAGTTCCTCATCGACGACGGGGCCTGGTGGCAAGGGCTGGTGCTGGGCCTCGCGGTCGCGGTCACCGCCACGCTGGGCGACCTCGGCGAGTCCATGATCAAGCGGGACCTCGGCATCAAGGACATGGGCACGTTGCTGCCCGGCCACGGCGGAATCATGGACCGGCTCGACTCGCTGCTGCCCACGGCTCCGGTGGTGTGGCTGCTGCTCGTGCTGTTCGTGGGATCCGGCTGA
- a CDS encoding SRPBCC family protein: MAIIRESIDVDRRPEEVYQYVMDAEHLPEWQLSAVSAERLDEGPVGIGSKVRVTRHVGRRVMPMTMEVTEYDPPHSWGMRGVDGPVRAHVHGEVEPYDEGRRSHVTIDIDFEGHGMGKVLVPLVVRPQVRKELPRNEHLLKDRLEHTGK; encoded by the coding sequence ATGGCCATCATCCGAGAGAGCATCGATGTCGACCGCCGTCCCGAGGAGGTCTACCAGTACGTCATGGATGCCGAGCACCTGCCGGAGTGGCAGCTGAGCGCCGTGTCAGCGGAGCGTCTCGACGAGGGGCCCGTCGGCATCGGCTCGAAGGTCCGGGTGACCCGGCACGTAGGCCGTCGCGTCATGCCGATGACCATGGAGGTCACCGAGTACGACCCGCCGCACAGCTGGGGCATGCGCGGCGTCGACGGCCCCGTCCGGGCCCACGTGCACGGCGAGGTCGAGCCCTACGACGAGGGCCGCCGCTCCCACGTCACGATCGACATCGACTTCGAGGGCCACGGCATGGGCAAGGTCCTGGTCCCGCTCGTCGTACGCCCCCAGGTCCGCAAGGAACTCCCGCGCAACGAGCACCTCCTCAAGGACCGGCTGGAGCACACGGGCAAGTAG
- the rlmN gene encoding 23S rRNA (adenine(2503)-C(2))-methyltransferase RlmN, whose protein sequence is MPAPGELTFVAPRGAKKPPRHLADLTPAERKEAVVAVGEKPFRAKQLSQHYFARYAHDPEQWTDIPAGARGKLREALLPELMTVVRHLSTDEGTTRKTLWRLFDGTLVESVLMRYPDRVTMCISSQAGCGMNCPFCATGQAGLDRNLSTAEIVHQIVDGMRALRDGEVPGGPARLSNIVFMGMGEPLANYNRVAGAIRRLTDPEPDGVGLSQRGITVSTVGLVPAIHRFSDEGFKCRLAISLHAPDDELRDTLVPVNTRWKVREVLDAGFEYSAKSGRRLSIEYALIRDINDQAWRGDRLGRMLKGRPVHVNLIPLNPTPGSKWTASRPEDEKAFVEAIAAHGVPVTIRDTRGQEIDGACGQLAATER, encoded by the coding sequence ATGCCTGCACCCGGAGAACTCACATTCGTAGCCCCCCGCGGAGCCAAGAAGCCGCCGCGGCATCTTGCCGATCTCACTCCTGCCGAGCGCAAGGAGGCCGTGGTCGCTGTCGGGGAGAAGCCGTTTCGTGCCAAGCAGCTCTCGCAGCACTACTTCGCGCGGTACGCGCATGATCCGGAGCAGTGGACGGACATTCCGGCCGGTGCCCGGGGGAAGCTGCGGGAGGCGCTGCTGCCCGAGCTGATGACCGTCGTGCGGCATCTGTCGACCGACGAGGGCACCACCCGCAAGACACTGTGGCGGCTGTTCGACGGGACGCTCGTCGAGTCCGTGCTGATGCGCTACCCGGACCGGGTGACCATGTGCATCAGCTCGCAGGCCGGGTGTGGAATGAACTGTCCGTTCTGCGCCACCGGGCAGGCAGGGCTGGACCGGAATCTGTCCACCGCCGAGATCGTGCACCAGATCGTGGACGGCATGCGGGCGCTGCGGGACGGGGAAGTGCCCGGAGGCCCGGCACGGCTCAGCAACATCGTCTTCATGGGCATGGGCGAGCCGCTCGCCAACTACAACCGGGTCGCCGGCGCCATCCGGCGGCTCACCGACCCCGAGCCCGACGGTGTGGGCCTCTCGCAGCGCGGCATCACCGTCTCGACGGTCGGGCTCGTCCCGGCCATCCACCGGTTCTCCGACGAGGGCTTCAAGTGCCGCCTCGCCATCTCGCTGCACGCGCCCGACGACGAGCTGCGCGACACCCTCGTGCCGGTGAACACGCGCTGGAAGGTCCGCGAGGTACTGGACGCCGGCTTCGAGTACAGCGCCAAGTCGGGGCGGCGGCTGTCCATCGAGTACGCGCTGATCCGGGACATCAACGACCAGGCCTGGCGAGGTGACCGGCTCGGCCGGATGCTCAAGGGTAGGCCCGTACACGTCAACCTCATCCCGCTGAACCCGACGCCCGGGTCGAAGTGGACCGCATCCCGGCCCGAGGACGAGAAGGCGTTCGTGGAGGCCATCGCCGCCCATGGTGTGCCGGTGACGATCCGGGACACCCGTGGTCAGGAGATCGACGGGGCGTGTGGTCAGCTCGCGGCCACCGAACGGTAG
- a CDS encoding thiamine ABC transporter substrate-binding protein — protein sequence MAGALAACGSSDGGQGSGDSKTVTLVSHDSWAASKDVIAAFEKQSGYKVDVLKDGDAGQAVNKAILTKDNPQGDVFFGVDNTLLSRALDNGLFQPYEPKGSDQIKAEYRVDQDKHRVTPIDTGDICVNYDKKYFADHKLEPPKSFDDLVEPRYKNLLVTENASASSPGLGFLLGTAAKYGDDGWEGYWKKLKANGVKVVDGWEQAYNEEFSGSAGGKKAKGDRPLVVSYASSPPAEVVFADPKPGTAPTGVAEGTCFRQVEYAGLLANAGNSKGGKALLDFLVSRKFQEDMPLNMFVYPVTEGVQVPPEFVKYGPQAKDPETMDPAKIAGHRDQWVKSWTSLVLK from the coding sequence ATGGCCGGCGCGCTCGCCGCGTGCGGATCGTCCGACGGCGGTCAGGGGTCCGGCGACTCCAAGACCGTGACGCTCGTCAGCCACGACTCGTGGGCCGCCTCCAAGGACGTCATCGCGGCCTTCGAGAAGCAGTCCGGCTACAAGGTCGACGTCCTGAAGGACGGCGACGCCGGGCAGGCCGTGAACAAGGCCATCCTGACCAAGGACAATCCGCAGGGCGACGTCTTCTTCGGCGTCGACAACACCCTGCTCTCGCGGGCGCTCGACAACGGCCTGTTCCAGCCGTACGAGCCGAAGGGCTCCGACCAGATCAAGGCCGAGTACCGCGTCGACCAGGACAAGCACCGGGTCACGCCCATCGACACCGGCGACATCTGCGTCAACTACGACAAGAAGTACTTCGCCGACCACAAGCTCGAGCCGCCGAAGAGCTTCGACGACCTGGTCGAGCCCCGGTACAAGAACCTGCTGGTGACCGAGAACGCCTCCGCTTCCTCCCCCGGCCTCGGCTTCCTGCTCGGCACCGCCGCGAAGTACGGGGACGACGGCTGGGAGGGCTACTGGAAGAAGCTCAAGGCCAACGGCGTGAAGGTCGTCGACGGCTGGGAGCAGGCCTACAACGAGGAGTTCTCCGGATCGGCCGGCGGCAAGAAGGCCAAGGGCGACCGGCCGCTCGTCGTGTCGTACGCCTCCTCGCCGCCCGCCGAGGTCGTCTTCGCCGACCCGAAGCCGGGCACGGCACCGACCGGGGTCGCCGAGGGCACCTGCTTCCGGCAGGTCGAGTACGCGGGGCTGCTCGCCAACGCCGGGAACAGCAAGGGCGGCAAGGCCCTCCTCGACTTCCTCGTCAGCAGGAAGTTCCAGGAGGACATGCCGCTCAACATGTTCGTGTACCCGGTGACCGAGGGCGTCCAGGTGCCGCCGGAGTTCGTGAAGTACGGGCCGCAGGCGAAGGACCCGGAGACCATGGACCCGGCGAAGATCGCCGGCCACCGTGACCAGTGGGTCAAGTCGTGGACCTCGCTCGTACTGAAGTAG
- a CDS encoding ABC transporter permease, with protein sequence MAAPVAFFAVFFAYPVAAIVARGLKTDGTWHLGRITEVLAQSDVRHVLWFTTWQALVSTALTLLVALPGAYVFARFEFPGKQVLRAVVTVPFVLPTVVVGTAFLALVGRGGLLDELWGLRLDTTVWAILLAHVFFNYAVVVRTVGGLWAQLDPRQEEAARMLGASQLKAWRQVTLPALAPAVAAAALMVFLFTFTSFGVVQILGGPTFSTLEVEIYRQTSEIFDLSTAAVLTMIQFVAVGAILAVHAWTVRRRETALRLVDASVTARRPRGAGQWALLGGVLVTVAVLLVLPLAVLVQRSLDAPGFGYYRALTSEDGGVFLVPPIEAIGNSLSYAVAATLIAVLIGGLAAVALTRRDAGRFVRGFDALLMLPLGVSAVTVGFGFLISLDEPPLDLRSSWILVPLAQALVGVPFVVRTMLPVLRAVDVRLREAASVLGASPWRVWREVDLPMVRRALLIAAGFAFAVSLGEFGATVFIARPDRPTLPVAVARLLGRPGDLNYGQAMALSTILMVVCAVALLVLERLRTDRTGEF encoded by the coding sequence CTGGCCGCGCCCGTCGCGTTCTTCGCGGTCTTCTTCGCCTACCCCGTCGCCGCGATCGTCGCGCGCGGCCTGAAGACCGACGGCACCTGGCACCTCGGGCGGATCACGGAGGTGCTCGCCCAGTCCGATGTCCGGCACGTCCTGTGGTTCACCACCTGGCAGGCGCTGGTCTCCACTGCGCTCACGCTGCTGGTCGCGCTCCCCGGCGCGTACGTCTTCGCGCGCTTCGAGTTCCCGGGCAAGCAGGTCCTGCGGGCGGTCGTCACCGTCCCGTTCGTGCTGCCGACGGTCGTCGTCGGTACGGCGTTCCTCGCGCTGGTCGGGCGGGGCGGGCTGCTCGACGAGCTGTGGGGCCTGCGCCTGGACACCACGGTGTGGGCGATCCTGCTCGCGCACGTCTTCTTCAACTACGCGGTCGTCGTCCGGACCGTCGGGGGGCTCTGGGCGCAGCTCGACCCGCGGCAGGAGGAGGCCGCGCGGATGCTCGGGGCGTCCCAGCTGAAGGCCTGGCGGCAGGTCACCCTGCCCGCCCTCGCCCCGGCCGTGGCCGCCGCCGCGCTGATGGTCTTCCTGTTCACCTTCACCAGCTTCGGTGTCGTGCAGATCCTCGGCGGGCCCACCTTCTCCACCCTGGAGGTGGAGATCTACCGGCAGACCTCGGAGATCTTCGACCTGTCCACCGCGGCCGTGCTGACGATGATCCAGTTCGTCGCGGTCGGCGCGATCCTCGCCGTGCACGCCTGGACCGTGCGGCGGCGGGAGACCGCGCTGCGGCTGGTGGACGCGTCCGTGACCGCGCGCCGGCCGCGCGGAGCGGGACAGTGGGCCCTGCTGGGCGGGGTGCTCGTCACCGTCGCCGTGCTGCTCGTGCTGCCGCTCGCCGTACTGGTGCAGCGGTCCCTGGACGCGCCCGGCTTCGGCTACTACCGGGCGCTGACCAGCGAGGACGGGGGAGTGTTCCTGGTCCCGCCGATCGAGGCGATCGGCAACTCCCTGTCGTACGCCGTCGCCGCCACGCTCATCGCCGTGCTGATCGGCGGGCTCGCCGCGGTCGCGCTCACCCGCCGGGACGCCGGGCGGTTCGTGCGCGGCTTCGACGCGCTGCTGATGCTGCCGCTCGGGGTGTCCGCGGTGACCGTCGGCTTCGGGTTCCTGATCTCCCTCGACGAGCCGCCACTGGACCTCAGGTCCTCCTGGATCCTGGTGCCCCTCGCGCAGGCGCTGGTCGGGGTGCCGTTCGTCGTACGGACCATGCTGCCCGTGCTGCGGGCCGTGGACGTGCGGCTGCGGGAGGCGGCCTCGGTGCTCGGGGCCTCGCCCTGGCGGGTGTGGCGGGAGGTGGATCTGCCGATGGTGAGGCGGGCGCTGCTGATCGCCGCCGGGTTCGCCTTCGCCGTGTCCCTCGGGGAGTTCGGGGCGACGGTGTTCATCGCACGGCCCGACCGACCGACGCTGCCGGTGGCCGTGGCCCGGCTGCTCGGGCGGCCCGGGGACCTCAACTACGGCCAGGCGATGGCCCTTTCGACGATTCTGATGGTGGTGTGCGCCGTGGCCCTGCTGGTGCTGGAGAGGCTCCGCACGGACCGGACGGGGGAGTTCTGA
- a CDS encoding ABC transporter ATP-binding protein, with protein sequence MLLALRDATVRFGGRAVLDAVDLEVAEHEIVCVLGPSGSGKSTLLRAVAGLQPLDCGRVSLDGHDQAGLPAHRRGVGLMFQDHQLFPQRDVGGNVAFGLRMHGEPKRRQAERVQELLDLVGLPGAGRRAVAALSGGEQQRVALARALAPSPRLLMLDEPLGQLDRSLRERLVVELKELFGRLGTTVLAVTHDQGEAFALADRVVVMRDGRIAQTGTPLDVWQRPADAFVARFLGFENVVEATVGTEAADTPWGKVPVPEDAPQGTRTLLVRPAGVRLVPADAGLRCTVAARTFRGTHVTVHLQPPDAPRLEAACALRDAPETGDEVGVEFDAAEIVVLG encoded by the coding sequence ATGCTGCTGGCCCTGCGGGACGCGACGGTCCGCTTCGGCGGCCGGGCCGTGCTGGACGCCGTCGATCTGGAGGTCGCCGAGCACGAGATCGTGTGCGTGCTCGGACCCAGCGGCAGCGGCAAGTCGACCCTGTTGCGGGCGGTCGCCGGACTGCAACCCCTCGACTGCGGGCGGGTGTCGCTCGACGGGCACGACCAGGCGGGCCTGCCGGCGCACCGGCGTGGAGTCGGGCTGATGTTCCAGGACCACCAGCTGTTCCCGCAGCGGGACGTGGGCGGCAACGTGGCCTTCGGACTGCGGATGCACGGCGAGCCGAAGCGGCGACAGGCCGAGCGGGTGCAGGAGTTGCTGGACCTCGTGGGGCTGCCGGGCGCGGGCCGCCGGGCCGTCGCCGCACTGTCCGGCGGGGAGCAGCAGCGAGTGGCACTGGCCCGGGCCCTCGCGCCCAGCCCCCGGCTGCTGATGCTGGACGAGCCGCTCGGACAGCTCGACCGGTCGCTGCGGGAGCGTCTGGTCGTCGAACTGAAGGAACTGTTCGGCCGGTTGGGCACGACCGTGCTCGCCGTGACACACGACCAGGGAGAGGCCTTCGCGCTGGCCGACCGGGTCGTGGTGATGCGGGACGGGCGCATCGCCCAGACCGGTACGCCCCTCGATGTGTGGCAGCGGCCCGCCGACGCCTTCGTCGCCCGCTTCCTCGGCTTCGAGAACGTGGTCGAGGCGACGGTGGGCACCGAGGCCGCGGACACGCCGTGGGGCAAGGTGCCGGTGCCCGAGGACGCCCCGCAGGGCACCCGGACCCTGCTGGTGCGGCCCGCCGGGGTGCGCCTGGTGCCCGCCGACGCGGGCCTGCGCTGCACCGTGGCCGCGCGCACCTTCCGGGGCACCCATGTCACCGTGCACCTCCAGCCCCCGGACGCCCCGCGCCTGGAGGCGGCGTGCGCGCTGCGGGACGCGCCGGAGACGGGGGACGAGGTCGGCGTGGAGTTCGACGCGGCCGAAATCGTGGTGCTCGGCTGA
- a CDS encoding maleylpyruvate isomerase family mycothiol-dependent enzyme: MTPLLAHDRYCDEIARQVGLLRSVVTSGTDLSGTVPTCPDWSLEDLVRHMGRALRWVEFIVRTRADAEVPEERVPGLAGPGTRGDAAALDAWLAESGEQVVAALREAGPDTKVWSWAGIPATGFWARRMTHEITVHRADATLTAGLPYEVAPEVAADAIDEWLQIVEYVRRTVPHHAARELRGPGRSIHLHATDTGPEVNAEWLVELTEDGVAWRRGHRKATVALRGPLTSVLLAFYRRLPLDAPELEVLGERELLEFWLERATFG; this comes from the coding sequence ATGACACCGCTGCTCGCACACGACCGCTACTGCGACGAAATCGCCCGCCAGGTCGGCTTGTTGAGGTCCGTGGTGACCTCCGGGACCGATCTGTCCGGCACCGTGCCCACCTGCCCGGACTGGTCGCTGGAGGACCTCGTACGGCACATGGGCCGCGCCCTGCGCTGGGTGGAGTTCATCGTGCGGACCCGGGCCGACGCGGAGGTGCCCGAGGAGCGGGTGCCGGGTCTCGCCGGGCCGGGGACGCGGGGGGACGCCGCCGCCCTGGACGCCTGGCTGGCGGAGAGCGGCGAGCAGGTCGTCGCCGCCCTGCGGGAGGCCGGGCCGGACACGAAGGTGTGGAGCTGGGCGGGGATCCCCGCCACCGGGTTCTGGGCCCGCCGGATGACGCATGAGATCACCGTGCACCGCGCGGACGCCACGCTCACGGCCGGGCTGCCCTACGAGGTCGCGCCCGAGGTGGCCGCCGACGCGATCGACGAGTGGCTGCAGATCGTGGAGTACGTGCGGCGGACGGTGCCGCACCACGCGGCGAGGGAACTGCGTGGCCCCGGCCGCAGCATCCACCTCCACGCCACCGACACCGGGCCGGAGGTGAACGCCGAGTGGCTCGTGGAGCTCACCGAGGACGGTGTCGCCTGGCGCCGGGGCCACCGGAAGGCGACCGTGGCCCTGCGCGGGCCGCTCACCTCCGTCCTGCTGGCGTTCTACCGCCGACTGCCGCTGGACGCGCCGGAGTTGGAGGTGCTGGGCGAGCGGGAGCTGCTGGAGTTCTGGCTGGAGCGGGCGACCTTCGGATGA
- a CDS encoding LAETG motif-containing sortase-dependent surface protein, with amino-acid sequence MAVLSVSRRARAVRVLGVASASAALALGAAGNALACDISEFSAEAKCDGDKGVITVTDVDPAGIPATVTVYLQNNGADAKKVGTQVVKGSREGTTITFADDWKPNAEYRIHVKAARYVDEDIKPNLVTPATACKKEEEPPASTPPATPTPSASPSKPAEETETPAPEPSESQSTSPAGNVPAPAGDSNLAETGANSSTGLIAGIAAALVVVGGGAVFFGMRRRGANSDS; translated from the coding sequence GTGGCAGTTCTGTCCGTATCCCGCCGCGCACGTGCCGTGCGCGTCCTCGGTGTCGCCTCCGCCTCGGCCGCGCTCGCGCTCGGTGCCGCGGGCAACGCGCTCGCCTGCGACATCAGCGAGTTCTCCGCCGAGGCGAAGTGCGATGGCGACAAGGGCGTCATCACCGTCACCGACGTCGACCCCGCCGGCATCCCGGCCACGGTCACCGTGTACCTGCAGAACAACGGCGCCGACGCCAAGAAGGTCGGCACGCAGGTGGTCAAGGGCTCGCGCGAAGGCACCACCATCACCTTCGCCGACGACTGGAAGCCGAACGCCGAGTACCGCATCCACGTCAAGGCCGCCCGCTACGTGGACGAGGACATCAAGCCCAACCTCGTCACCCCGGCCACGGCCTGCAAGAAGGAGGAGGAGCCCCCGGCTTCGACTCCCCCGGCCACGCCGACCCCGTCGGCCTCCCCCTCCAAGCCGGCGGAGGAGACCGAGACCCCCGCTCCGGAGCCGTCGGAGAGCCAGAGCACCTCGCCGGCGGGCAACGTGCCCGCCCCGGCCGGTGACTCCAACCTCGCCGAGACCGGTGCCAACTCCAGCACCGGCCTCATCGCCGGCATCGCGGCGGCCCTGGTCGTCGTCGGTGGCGGCGCGGTGTTCTTCGGCATGCGCCGTCGCGGGGCCAACAGCGACAGCTGA